gaaattaaaatagattCCGTCCTTGATTCCTTGGATACCCCCAACCCATCCCCATCGATTCGCTTCGACCACCACTTTCTTAATTTACTCACATTGATTCTGCCTGTAACCAAACTGATCCGCATTGTAGAAGACCGTAATGTAACGTCCATCGGGCATACGGTAGGAGTAGTAACCGACCACCATTAGCGTCTTCACCTCGTTGATGAAGGCAAAGTAGCCGCGCTCGTACCGCGCCGTGCCGTCGTCCAGTTCATAGCGAAACTCGTAGCTGCCATCTGGATAGCGATGATTGAAGCGATCCAAAAGGCGGGCGCCTCTTGCCTccggctcctgctgctgctgctgcaatgcCGGCGCTGCTGTGCtcagctccagcagcaggaCGAGCAGCGCGAGCAAGAGCATTTGGTATCTAGACTCCTGGGCCATGgccttgtgtgtgcgtgcagttGGGGATGCTGGGAGCAGTGTGTAGGTGGAGCTGCTGCTCTGAATGGaagtggtgctggtggtgctggttGTGGTGGTGATGGTGTCGGTGTCGTGGTCTGATGCCGCGTTGTTGTGCTAACTGTTTAATTCGGAAACTGCGTAACAATGCCTTTTTATAGCTGCTGCGAATGTCGATGCCAACCGCCGCGGCTGCGAcgtctgcttctgctgctgcttctgctgctgcgtcgGTGACCGCGGCAACAACTCACAAGCATGGACGCGACTGCGGCCCAATTGGGATGATAGCgtcagcagccgcagcagcagagccagcagcagcggctacggcgacggcgacggcggtAACGTCAAAAATTCTCAACGcttaatcaaaaaataaaaaaataaaaaatatcttaaattcATCTACttacacacatgtgtgtgtacgagctgttgttgttgctgttggagcTGTTGCTCAGGTTGTTGCCATGGGCGGGTCTAGGGCGGAGCGGAGGAGCATCAGCAGGTTGCTAACTGGGCAATTAGGCTGCGCCTCTTTTGGCTTGTTTGCTTTGGAATCTGTTCGCGCCGCTGACAAATCGGCTAAAACGGATCCCAAACTACGCACAATGGATGCGAGAGCTAAGGAATTTTATTGtgttattttcaatatatagaGGATACGATCTGTCAATCGTAATCGCTGTGGTAACCATTGCACAAATGTTACCCTTAACATCGAGAAGCTTCTTAATATTGCCTGGTTATCTGGTTATCAAGATCTTTTTCCAATTGGTATAAATAATGCAACTCTTTATCATTCTCTGTGTATCCACAGTCACTTAGTACACATTGTTTAAGGGAATCAAAAAAACtgttacaaaatattttttaaatggtatttttcatttatttagcaGCCAAgctaataaaatattcaaataaaatttcaagcaGAAAACCTAGGAGagcatcaaattaaaaatgaattccACTGTTGCATGGACGGCAGCTAAAAATATACCCTACACAAGTACACCCTACAATTTGTGCAACCTGTTCGAGTACGTGCCGGCAGCTTGCAGCATGTAGCATgcggcagccgcaacagcagcagcagctttgaGCAGTGGTTCATCTTCGCCTCCTATGGCCAATTAGGGCTAATTTATGATTTCAATCATTtcttaattgcatttaatgtgCAGTGATTTAGCGAACAGGGCGAGCACTCAATGAAAGGCTGGACGCACCGACGCCTCGCTTGTCTCGTTTGCCTGGCTGGAGGATGCAGTCACTGGACTTGGTCAGTCGGCCAAAGTTAATGATGTTGGTCGCTAACCCAACACCCTGTCCTGTTTTTAGTCGATACATCAACGAGCTCTTATCTCCGATGAATTAATTTGCGCACACATTTAAGGTCAGTGCTTGAGGCAGGCAACGGGGGCAGGTTAAGGACCTGCATATCGAAGCTATAAAATTCAGCTggaattgttgctgttgtcaacGAGACAAAATTTATAACGCCTCATTGTCGCCGGGCGGCAAATTCACAGTTAGTGTAACAGTCAAAGTCACAGTTCACCGATTTGGTGACAGCATCAACCCCAGTGACAGTGACAGCGAGACAGCGACACCGACATTTCCAGTCACTCACTTACTCAGTCAgcaagtcagtcagtcagtgtcAGGCCACAAATGCGCGACAGGCGAGAGTCAAAgtggcggcaacagcagcaacagtagcagcagcagcaaaagcaactgGCGTCGACATCCTGGCCAAGGCAATGACATGCTTGAAAactgatttatttataaacgcAATTTATCTCTGACTCTGGCAAAGCTTTTATTTCTGCATTTGAACAAAGCCAAAAAGCGCCAAAAAGCGCCCAAAAGGCGAAAGCCGGCagcgcaaattaaaatacaaagcGCAAAATGTTTGGCAAACTTGTTGCGtcaacagaagcagcagcagccgccaagTTGCTGACAGCAGCGCCTGGCAAGGTCATTTGTTTCGTATGTCGATGACAAAGACAACGGCCAACAAATCAGAATGCTTCCCCCTCtcaaaaaaggcaacaacataAGTATTAAGAAgaggagctgctgttgctgctgctgcctctgctgctgctgatgtgaGCGAGCAGCAGGAGACAGGGTaagatgctgctgttgtcgtgcAGTTGGCGGCGTGACAGGAAGTGTTTCTTGGTCATTACCTGCAGGCAGCAGTTATTTTTGGGCTCACAGTTGCATTctgcatgttgctgctgttgcagttgctgttgctgctgttgtcgagTTAGCTGCTGGCTGCGTGCTTAGCTCAGTAGCTCAGCCCCAATGGTTTTGTAGGTGTTGTCCTTGTCCctgtcatcgtcatcatcagcGTTTGCATTTAGTATGTTACGTGCCCCACCTTACACTGCGCGCTCGCACAGTGGGGCAAGTGTTGAGCAAAATAAAGATCTATATCTTCAATCTTActaatatatatcttatatttcaaacaacaataagTAAAATGATGTTATACGAATTTAAGTTTTAATGTAtagagttttctttttttctaatttaaaCAATATGTCAGCATTTaagaatagaatatatattgatcTTCTGACTAGTGCAACGAATGGAATTTTTCATACATAATTGATCTATATTTGTTACAGGCCTTcagttgtttgttttaataataaaccCATACATCATACTGTCAAAAATTCTAAATTTCAACAGGTCTCACTTCAATGTGCGCACCGAAAATCGCGTGAATTGCGCTaaagccacagcaacagcaaaaggaaCAGTCagataagaaaaaacaaattttgggGTTTTTTTCGTACCACAAGCTTGCCCTGTAGCTACCTATGCATGGGCTGATGTAGACTTTAAGCAACTTAAGTCAGTTTTCATATTACATACG
This window of the Drosophila virilis strain 15010-1051.87 chromosome X, Dvir_AGI_RSII-ME, whole genome shotgun sequence genome carries:
- the Cpr12A gene encoding endocuticle structural glycoprotein SgAbd-2 is translated as MLHNNAASDHDTDTITTTTSTTSTTSIQSSSSTYTLLPASPTARTHKAMAQESRYQMLLLALLVLLLELSTAAPALQQQQQEPEARGARLLDRFNHRYPDGSYEFRYELDDGTARYERGYFAFINEVKTLMVVGYYSYRMPDGRYITVFYNADQFGYRQNQSITPEVYPNLPRSIEVPALKESTAVRQKATPQPSAQTQPHSLQFREPGTTSNYVSSTTSRASVLATRRGRY